From the genome of Candidatus Deferrimicrobium borealis:
GTAGGCGAGCGCGTATCGGTGTCCGGCGCCCGCGATCCCGCCGAAGATCGGAGGGGCGACCACCCCTCCGAAGAACGTGAAGAACAGGGTCCCCCCCGTGGCCATCCCCGCCATCCCCGGAGGCGCCTTGCGCGCGACCTCGGCAAGGTACACGCCGTTCCAGCCGACCGCGGAGGCGCCGAAGAGGGCCCCGAGGACGACGATGGCGGCGTACGGCCAGGAAAGGGAGAGGAGGCAGGTCCCCGCCGCCGACAATGCCATGACGAGGCCCAGCGTCCCGAGCATCCGGCGCGGCACGATCAGCCGGTCCGCGATGCCGCCCCAGACGATGCGTCCCGCGACCCCCGCGCCCAGGGCGACGGTCAGCGTCAGCCCGGCGCGGACCAGCGGAACGCCCAGGCTCGTCGTCAGGAAGGAGACGAGGTAGGTGGTCAGGCAAACCTGCATGGAAGCGAAAAAAAACGACGCCGTGGCCAGTTCCCGGAGCGGCTTGCTGGAAAGGACCATTTTCAGCGGCCCGGCGACCCCCTTGAAACGGATCGGCCGGCCCTTTTCCCGGTCGACGTCGAGGCCTGCCCTGGACAGCTCGGAGAGGAAGGCGAGGAGGACGCAGATCGCGCCCACCGCGATCGCCGCCCCCTTCCACCCGTAGAAGAGGACCAGGGGAGGAACCAGGGCCCCGGCGATCGCTCCCCCCAGCGGCACGCCGGTCTGCTTCAGGGAGAACGTCAGGGACAAACGGCCGGGCGGGGCGGTCCGGGCAAGGATCTGGGAACTCGCGGGCGTCACCGGCCCGTACCCGGCCCCGATCAGCAGGGCGCCGAGGACCATGAGCGGGACGGCTCCCGACGCCGTGGCGGCCAGCCCGAGCCCGGAGAGGACCAGGCAGCACTGGCTGACCCGGATCGGGCCGTACCGCAGGATGAAATCCCCGCTGGCGAGGGTGGATGCCATCCCCCCGACGTAGACGAACGCCATGAAGACGCCGAGGTGCGCGAGGGCGATCCCCGTATCCGCGGACGCCGCGGGCGCGAGCACGGGAACCGTGACCGAGGCCATCGCGACCAGCGCCTGGATCGCCAACGTGACGGCCAGGGGAAAGACGACCCCGGAACCCGTTTTCTCCACCGCCGTCCTCGTTCGGGGAATCAAAAGGCGTTCCCTATATAGTGAATCCAATATATCTTGTCAATCCGGGAACGGGTTCTCCAAAGGCACGTCGGAAGTCCTCCCTGCGAGGGAAAGGAGTCGGGATCATGAAAATCGGGTTTATCGGACTGGGGATCATGGGCAAACCGATGAGCAGGAATCTGCTCAAGGCAGGCTACGAACTCGTGGTGCTGGACAGAAATCCGGACGTCATGAACGACCTCGCTTCCGAAGGCGCCGGGACGGCCGCCACGCCGAAAGAGGTCGCGGAAACGACGGATGTCGTCATCACCATGTTGCCGAATTCCCCGCACGTCAAAGAGGTCGTTCTGGGGGCGGATGGAGTGATCCACGGCGCCAGACCGGGAGCCGCGGTGATCGACATGAGCTCGATCGCACCGCTGGTGAGTCGCGAGATCGGGCAGCGGTTGGCGGAGAAAGGGGTGGAAATGCTGGACGCCCCGGTCAGCGGCGGGGAGCCCAAGGCGATCGCCGGGACCCTTTCGGTGATGGTCGGCGGGAAGAAAGAGGTGTTCGAGCGGTACTATCCGGTGATGAAGGCGATGGCGGGATCCGTCGTCCTGACCGGGGATCTCGGGGCCGGGAACATCACCAAGCTGGCCAACCAGATCATCGTCGCGCTCAATATCGCAGCCATGTCCGAAGCCCTGGTCCTGGCCAGCAAGGCGGGCGTGTCGCCGGATCTCGTCTACCAGGCCATTCGCGGGGGGCTGGCCGGAAGCGCCGTGCTCGACGCCAAGGCGCCGCTGGTGATGGATCGGAAATTCAATCCCGGGTTCCGCATCCATCTGCATATCAAGGACCTGGCGAACGTGCTGGAGACCTCCCACGAAATCGGCGTGCCGCTTCCGCTGACCGCATCGGTGATGGAGGTGATGCAGGCGCTCAAGGCGGACGGTTTCGGCGATCTCGACCACGGCGCGCTTGTCCGGTATTACGAAACGCTGGCGAAGGTCGAGGTGAAACGATAGTGTAGCGTCTCGCAAATAGCCTGACGCATCGAGAGCGTCGATGCGCCGCGCCAGCAAGACGCGCTAGCTCGTGGTACAGAGTAATTTCACCGAACGCGAGAGGTGTCGAGATGCACGTGGGGAACTGGAAGGACGTCGCGGGGAAGGCGGTCACCGAGGCGGGGGCGGGCGGGGTCACCATCCGTGTCCTGATGGGGGACAACGTCGGGGCGTCGAACTTCACGACGCGCCACTTCGAGGTGGCCCCGGGCGGCCACACGCCGTTCCACGCCCACCCGTGGGAGCACGAGGTGTTCGTCCTCTCGGGGAAGGGGAAGGTGAAGCGGAAGGACGGCGAGACGGACGTCGGGCCGGGGAGCTTCGTCTTCGTCCCGCCCGACGAGGAGCACGCATTCGCCAACGCGGGGGCGGAGACCTTCTCCTTCCTGTGCGCCATCCCGGCGACAAAGGTGTGCCTGCGGTAGTTCGATCCGCGGGCAAGCCTGGCGGATCGCGGCCTTACGCCGCCCTCCCCTTCCGGGACGACTTCCCGAGCGCGGCTTTCTTCAGCGCCTCGTTGACCCTGCCCTGCAATCCGGGACCGGTCGCCTTGTAATAAGCGAGCACTTCGGCATCGACGCGCAGGGAAATCTTCTTCTTCACCGGGGCGCGTTGGGGCCCCCGCTGGCCGGGCTTCCGCTTCGGCAGGATCGCGAGGAGCTCCGGCGGGAGAACCTCGATTGCTGGGCGCATCGCGCGGATGTCCTCGCGAGTCAGCTCCCGAACTTCCCCGGATTTATCCGTCAGCGGTTTCCTTCTCATATGCTCTCACCTCCCGCCTGTTCGCCTTCCGGAAACTGATGATCCTTGCCCCATCCTCGATGGGCGGAACAAAGGACATGCAAACGTCTTCGAGGATCCGATCGCCACATCGTCGTCTTTCGGCCCGGTCGAACGGAAGTCTGCGTTCTCTGGCATTCCGTCGGCTTTTCGCATCGTCGAATTCGATGTTCACGGATTTTATTGTCTACCCGATAAGCCAAATAAGCAACGGCTTTTTGTATGGACGAATCTTGCGATGATCCGCATCCGCTCAGAGGGGATGGGAGATTTCGGAGGGCGGCAGATTTCTCTTTTATCCCAGATCATCATGGAAGACACACACGACAATCGCAGTCGCGGAATGGCACAATAATGAATATGGAACAATCGGATTCGCATGAGATATACCCACTCCGGGGAAGTCTCTTCAGCACGGGTATCGCCGTGGCGCTCGTTCTCCTCCTGCCGCTGGCGGGCGCGGTGGCCACGGGGAAACCGCTCGCGGCGTATCTGCAATTCCCCCCGAAGACCCCGGACGTGCCGCACGCGCCGTTCTCCCTTCCGGTCTTCCTCGGCCTGACGCTTCTGATCCTCGCGGCGACGACCCCCCTCCTCCTTCGCCTGATATCGTTCCGGGGCGGGGACGGTCTCCGGAAGCCCGTCCTGCCGTTCCCGTGGTGGGGATGGGCCGGCGCCGGCCTGGGCGCGGCGTCCTGGATCCTCGCGTGGAGCCGGTTCCCGGGACTGGGCGGTTTCCAATCGCACGCGTTCACACCCCTGTGGATCGGCTTCATCCTGGTCGTGAACGCGTTCACGGCGCGGAGAACGGGCCGGTGCCTGCTCCTCTCCCGGACCCGCCCCTTCCTCCTCCTCTTCCCGGTCAGCGCGGGGTTCTGGTGGTCCTTCGAGTACCTCAACCGCTTCGTCGGGAACTGGCGCTACGTCGGCGGGGTGGAATTCGGCGCGGTGGAGTATTTCCTCTTCGCCACCCTCCCGTTCTCCACCGTCCTCCCGGCGGTCCTGTCGACCCGCGAGCTGCTGCTCTCCTGCCCGCGCATCGACCGCGCGTTCCGCGAATGGGAGCCCCTCTCCCCGGCCCCGCCCCACCTCGAGCTTCGCGCGGATGGGGTACCCCCGATGGATGTTGCCAAGGGGGCACTACGAGCTCCGCGCCGCCGGGGTACCCCCGCTGCAGGAAGAACGGGGGGCACAAGGCCGGAAGCGATCGGGCTCGCCGCGCTGTTCCTCTCCTGCGCGGGGCTCTTCGCCGTCGGGATCGCTCCCGACGTCGTCTTCCCTCTGGTCTGGGTCGCCCCGCCCGCGCTCCTGATCTCCCTCGCCGCCCTTCGTGGCGAACCGCACACGCTTTCCGGGATCGCCTCCGGCGACTGGCGCACCGCGGCATCCTCCGTCCTCGCCGCCCTTCTCTGCGGGGTTTTCTGGGAAACGTGGAATTTCGGAAGCGCCGCGAAGTGGGTGTACGCCATCCCCTACGTCGACGCCCTCCACGTCTTCGAGATGCCTCTCCTCGGGTATGCCGGCTACCTGCCGTTCGGGGTGCTGTGCGCCGGAATCGGGGACCTCGTCGTCGGTTTCGTCCGCAAGGAGGAGAAAAAAATCCCCGTTTCATAACGGGTGCGATAAAATCGATTCGCGGCGCAAGCCGCCGTTCATCCCCACGTTGCAGGAAGGGGTCCGATGACCCGAACGCGCCAGGAACCCTCTGGATCTCCCCCCCGCCCTGTCGCCGGACACGATCCTCCTTCTCCGCTTCCTCCTCACCGCCGCCCTGCTCCTCTACCTCCCGCTCCTCGGGATCGTCATCGCCGGATCCGCCGCCTCCCTGGTCCTGAACTTCTTCGGGAGGGAGAACCGGGACGACGGGTCGCTGCGCCTGTCCCGGGATTGGTTCGAGGCGGTCACGATGAACCGGTGGGGTCTTCTCCCCCTCGCCCTCCTCGCGTACCCTGCCATCGCCTACGCCTGCCTGCAGTTCCTCGGGGGTGGAACCTCCCTTCCGCCGATCGCATGGCTCGTCCCGTTCGGAGCCCTCCTTGCGGGGTGCCTGCTCCTTTCCATGTACCTGTCGGCGATCCGCCGGACGACGGAGCTGCCGGCCGCCCTGATCGGGGCGGGAACGGCCGGACTCCTCGCGCTGCTCTCCGCCGCCTTCCTGTCGTTCCTGCTGCTGGGGACCCTCGTAAACCCGGCCAAGCTCCCCCTGATCCGAAGCAACCTGGTGTTCATCCTCTCCTGGCACGCCCTCGTGGAATTCCTCCTGTTCCTCGCGTTGTCCTTCGGGCTTGCCGGCGGGGTCGCCCTGCGGTTCCTCGGCCGGTCGAACGAGGCGCCGGGCGGGGGCACCGCGTACGAGACGCGCGTCCGGACCGCCGGGACGTCCTTCGCCCTGGCCGGGGCGGTGGCCGCCCCGGCGCTCGTCGTGCTGTACCTGATCACACTCCCCGTCATGGGGTTGTCCACGGAGGTGTTCGTCATGGCAGCGACCGTCCCGATCCTTGCACTGGCCGTATTCGCCCTGCTCTGCCTTCTCCCCGGGAAAGGGGAAGGCGGGCCGGGCGACCGCGTTACGGCCCTGTTCATCCTGATGTTCCTCGCCGTGATCCTGTGCGACCAGGCGGCCGCCGGCAACGCCTACCAGGGGCAGCCCCCGCCCATCGGGCCGCTGGCGGCGGAGAAGGCCGGAAAAGACGGGAAGGCCG
Proteins encoded in this window:
- the garR gene encoding 2-hydroxy-3-oxopropionate reductase, which gives rise to MKIGFIGLGIMGKPMSRNLLKAGYELVVLDRNPDVMNDLASEGAGTAATPKEVAETTDVVITMLPNSPHVKEVVLGADGVIHGARPGAAVIDMSSIAPLVSREIGQRLAEKGVEMLDAPVSGGEPKAIAGTLSVMVGGKKEVFERYYPVMKAMAGSVVLTGDLGAGNITKLANQIIVALNIAAMSEALVLASKAGVSPDLVYQAIRGGLAGSAVLDAKAPLVMDRKFNPGFRIHLHIKDLANVLETSHEIGVPLPLTASVMEVMQALKADGFGDLDHGALVRYYETLAKVEVKR
- a CDS encoding BrnA antitoxin family protein, with the translated sequence MRRKPLTDKSGEVRELTREDIRAMRPAIEVLPPELLAILPKRKPGQRGPQRAPVKKKISLRVDAEVLAYYKATGPGLQGRVNEALKKAALGKSSRKGRAA
- a CDS encoding cupin domain-containing protein — its product is MHVGNWKDVAGKAVTEAGAGGVTIRVLMGDNVGASNFTTRHFEVAPGGHTPFHAHPWEHEVFVLSGKGKVKRKDGETDVGPGSFVFVPPDEEHAFANAGAETFSFLCAIPATKVCLR
- a CDS encoding cytochrome c, with product MNRWGLLPLALLAYPAIAYACLQFLGGGTSLPPIAWLVPFGALLAGCLLLSMYLSAIRRTTELPAALIGAGTAGLLALLSAAFLSFLLLGTLVNPAKLPLIRSNLVFILSWHALVEFLLFLALSFGLAGGVALRFLGRSNEAPGGGTAYETRVRTAGTSFALAGAVAAPALVVLYLITLPVMGLSTEVFVMAATVPILALAVFALLCLLPGKGEGGPGDRVTALFILMFLAVILCDQAAAGNAYQGQPPPIGPLAAEKAGKDGKAGEKPAAADAAVLEKGKKVFDAVCSVCHRFDSQVVGPPLNSVVPKYKGDVAKLKGFIRNPVKVNPALPAMPKPAIKEDEVDAVARYLLSQVKGGK
- a CDS encoding MFS transporter codes for the protein MEKTGSGVVFPLAVTLAIQALVAMASVTVPVLAPAASADTGIALAHLGVFMAFVYVGGMASTLASGDFILRYGPIRVSQCCLVLSGLGLAATASGAVPLMVLGALLIGAGYGPVTPASSQILARTAPPGRLSLTFSLKQTGVPLGGAIAGALVPPLVLFYGWKGAAIAVGAICVLLAFLSELSRAGLDVDREKGRPIRFKGVAGPLKMVLSSKPLRELATASFFFASMQVCLTTYLVSFLTTSLGVPLVRAGLTLTVALGAGVAGRIVWGGIADRLIVPRRMLGTLGLVMALSAAGTCLLSLSWPYAAIVVLGALFGASAVGWNGVYLAEVARKAPPGMAGMATGGTLFFTFFGGVVAPPIFGGIAGAGHRYALAYFLIAIPVFLFSLMLFRGPAAGSRGARPGGRTRRRRRRAA